The proteins below are encoded in one region of Candidatus Omnitrophota bacterium:
- a CDS encoding PstS family phosphate ABC transporter substrate-binding protein, with the protein MNRFLTVFLIISLGLFSHSFCFGGENMVQVKGSDTLINVVQKLAELYMEKAPGISIAVTGGGSGTGIAALINKNCAIANSSRQIKSSEVEQAVKKGVDAKRMVVAIDALSIIVNAQNPVDALTVEQIGKIYKGEIKNWSEVGGNNLAITLYGRQSNSGTYDFMKENVMFGEYSPNLKSMNGNAQISEALKQDASGIGYVGVGYAKEAVGVKALKVAVKSGGAYYDPFNIMDVKSGRYPITRPLNQYINGMPKGLVKDFLEFELSSEGQAIVETEGFFAIPEEYQTYNDQVLGRSGKIRESPMRPEDLEANLGAG; encoded by the coding sequence ATGAATAGATTTCTAACGGTGTTTCTAATAATTTCGCTCGGGCTCTTCAGCCATAGCTTCTGTTTTGGGGGTGAGAATATGGTGCAGGTCAAAGGATCCGACACTCTTATTAATGTGGTGCAGAAGCTGGCCGAGTTGTACATGGAGAAAGCTCCCGGCATAAGTATCGCGGTTACGGGTGGTGGATCCGGAACCGGCATAGCGGCCCTTATAAACAAAAACTGCGCGATAGCAAATTCGTCCCGCCAGATAAAGTCCAGTGAAGTCGAGCAGGCGGTCAAGAAAGGGGTTGACGCGAAAAGAATGGTTGTGGCTATAGATGCTCTCAGTATTATAGTGAACGCCCAAAATCCGGTCGATGCTCTTACGGTAGAGCAGATCGGAAAAATATATAAAGGCGAAATAAAAAACTGGAGTGAGGTTGGAGGCAATAACCTTGCCATTACTCTCTACGGAAGGCAATCTAATTCCGGAACTTATGATTTTATGAAGGAAAACGTTATGTTCGGAGAATATTCTCCGAACCTTAAGAGCATGAACGGCAACGCCCAGATATCCGAGGCTCTAAAGCAGGATGCTTCGGGCATAGGTTATGTAGGCGTAGGTTACGCGAAAGAAGCTGTTGGAGTGAAGGCGCTTAAAGTCGCGGTTAAGAGCGGCGGCGCATATTATGATCCTTTCAATATAATGGATGTCAAAAGCGGGAGATATCCGATAACCAGGCCTCTGAATCAGTATATTAACGGCATGCCTAAAGGATTGGTAAAAGATTTCCTCGAGTTCGAATTAAGCTCCGAAGGCCAGGCGATAGTCGAGACGGAAGGTTTCTTCGCCATACCGGAAGAATACCAAACGTATAATGATCAGGTTCTGGGCCGATCCGGTAAGATAAGGGAAAGTCCTATGCGGCCCGAAGACCTGGAAGCAAATCTTGGCGCCGGATGA
- a CDS encoding DUF1667 domain-containing protein, whose amino-acid sequence MTTKKFTCIECPRGCTLSVDIENCKAVKVTGNGCPKGVAYALTEVEAPVRILTATVIADGLALKLVPVRTDKPIPKTDLFKAMEEIRKIRILRPVKCGDVIEENFLGLGVKLIATREATEDRITAHRITAY is encoded by the coding sequence ATGACGACGAAAAAGTTCACCTGTATAGAATGCCCGAGGGGCTGTACGCTTTCGGTGGATATTGAAAACTGCAAGGCCGTAAAAGTTACAGGCAACGGTTGTCCTAAGGGGGTCGCGTATGCCCTGACCGAAGTGGAAGCCCCGGTAAGGATATTGACCGCCACCGTTATTGCCGATGGCCTTGCGTTGAAGCTGGTTCCCGTGCGGACGGACAAACCCATTCCAAAGACGGATCTTTTTAAGGCGATGGAGGAGATAAGGAAGATACGGATACTTCGGCCGGTGAAATGCGGCGATGTGATAGAGGAAAATTTCCTCGGGTTGGGCGTGAAGCTGATAGCCACCAGAGAGGCAACCGAGGATAGAATAACCGCGCATAGAATAACCGCGTATTGA
- a CDS encoding response regulator transcription factor, with translation MTKEKILIIEDEKDIIRMLEYNLKKEGYDTASTRNGQDAVDAASKERPDLILLDLMLPGMNGFEVCKALKDKDSRQTISIPIIMLTAKSQESDKIVGLELGADDYVTKPFSPKELIARIRAVLRRAKEKGRPLEVLKAGDLVIDFLKITVMVKNKPVMLTAKEFELLKTLVKANGRMLSRDYLLNTIWGLDQSLEIQTRTVDVHIRTLRKKLKSASKYIVTVKNYGYRFEDENEDY, from the coding sequence ATGACGAAAGAGAAGATACTCATAATCGAAGATGAAAAAGATATTATCAGGATGCTCGAATATAACCTTAAGAAGGAAGGGTATGATACGGCTTCCACGCGTAACGGCCAAGACGCAGTTGATGCGGCCAGCAAAGAGCGCCCCGATCTAATACTTCTCGACCTGATGCTGCCAGGTATGAATGGCTTCGAAGTGTGCAAGGCATTAAAAGATAAAGACTCGCGCCAGACGATTTCAATCCCGATAATTATGCTTACCGCTAAGTCTCAGGAGTCCGATAAGATCGTAGGATTGGAACTTGGGGCGGATGATTACGTGACTAAGCCGTTTAGCCCGAAGGAACTCATCGCCCGGATAAGAGCGGTGTTGCGGCGAGCTAAAGAAAAAGGCCGGCCCCTGGAGGTGTTGAAGGCGGGGGATCTCGTTATCGATTTTTTAAAGATAACGGTAATGGTAAAAAATAAACCGGTAATGCTTACCGCGAAAGAGTTCGAGCTTTTAAAGACGCTGGTAAAGGCCAACGGCAGGATGTTGTCGCGCGACTACCTGCTTAATACGATATGGGGACTCGACCAGTCGCTCGAGATACAGACGCGCACAGTCGACGTGCACATAAGAACTTTGCGTAAAAAACTGAAGAGCGCCTCTAAATATATCGTAACGGTTAAAAACTACGGATACAGGTTCGAAGACGAGAATGAAGATTACTAG
- a CDS encoding sodium:calcium antiporter yields the protein MEALNAIWTFPAIILAAMLIAWSAECGQFFISQGLALAVLAWVQTLPEFAVEAVIAFSAAKDSAKLHLITANFTGSLRLFVGLGWPMVYFVSMFFGKIKGRDRYSWSIKLHDEHAVAILALLPALIYFMVIYFKGTLNVFDGVILGAIYFAYLYALSKFPARDKEGVNDLGRVPKYVMKLKYPADIIWIIGLFLAGAVIIFFSAHPFLNSMLAIAVSMGISQFVFVQWVSPFLSEFPEKLSAFYWARKVTKAPMALVNFVSSSINQWTILVAMIPFIYSFGLGHFAPVVFDGHQKAEILLTIVQSYLGFLFLASMDFGFFEAAALFILWLTQFIFPDIRREITWVYGAWAIIETFRLVKNFDKRNAFHVLFKRASK from the coding sequence GTGGAAGCATTAAACGCGATATGGACTTTTCCGGCGATAATACTTGCCGCTATGCTTATAGCCTGGTCGGCGGAATGCGGCCAATTCTTCATCTCGCAGGGGCTTGCCCTCGCGGTGCTCGCGTGGGTGCAGACACTTCCCGAGTTTGCGGTCGAAGCGGTTATCGCTTTTAGCGCCGCGAAGGATTCGGCAAAATTACATCTCATCACGGCCAACTTCACCGGTTCTTTGAGGTTATTCGTGGGTCTCGGCTGGCCGATGGTCTATTTCGTCTCGATGTTCTTCGGTAAAATAAAGGGACGTGACAGATATTCCTGGTCCATAAAATTACATGATGAACATGCCGTCGCCATATTGGCGCTTCTTCCGGCGCTTATCTATTTTATGGTGATATATTTCAAAGGGACGCTAAATGTTTTTGACGGCGTCATTCTTGGAGCGATCTACTTCGCGTACCTGTACGCTCTGTCAAAATTTCCCGCCCGCGACAAGGAGGGTGTGAATGATCTCGGTCGCGTTCCGAAATATGTCATGAAGTTAAAATATCCCGCCGATATCATATGGATTATAGGTTTATTTTTAGCCGGCGCGGTGATCATATTTTTCTCGGCGCACCCTTTTCTTAATTCGATGCTTGCCATAGCCGTATCTATGGGTATATCTCAATTCGTTTTTGTCCAGTGGGTGTCGCCGTTTTTAAGCGAATTTCCGGAGAAACTCTCTGCGTTTTACTGGGCGCGAAAGGTCACGAAGGCTCCGATGGCGCTGGTCAATTTTGTGTCCTCCTCTATAAACCAGTGGACGATACTTGTGGCGATGATACCGTTTATTTATTCGTTCGGCCTCGGTCATTTCGCGCCGGTCGTATTCGACGGCCACCAGAAGGCCGAAATACTATTGACGATAGTCCAGTCCTACCTGGGGTTTTTATTCCTGGCGAGCATGGACTTCGGCTTCTTCGAAGCGGCGGCGCTTTTTATCCTATGGCTTACCCAGTTCATCTTTCCAGACATCCGCCGCGAAATAACGTGGGTTTACGGCGCATGGGCGATCATCGAGACATTCCGTCTCGTGAAGAATTTCGATAAACGTAATGCTTTCCATGTACTGTTTAAGAGGGCATCTAAATGA
- a CDS encoding ATP-binding protein, which translates to MKITSFGSKLILSYLLVILIPFTLIAFFLDKKLEKNSLHNIQSSLITRARLIEDRLFSDKLAGEDTAYLESVVKKLSLMAECRITVISVSGKVLADSEKPLEDIARMENHSDRPEVKTALAGRVGVDIRYSPTLKIDMLYAALPLQNKNVIAGALRLALPLTSVQNTLFVIRKIVFLGLFFAVIFAFILGSVLALKTVGPINKMIQVSRRFSEGDFSRRIFHGSRDEIGELASTLNHMAQDIENKVKEIESQNQKLAAIFNSMVEGIMVIDGLARIVSINPAAERIFAVSGSAVKGRLFLEAIRNNDLFGIIDITLRSGESSRAEITLLYPVKRIFEINAAPIFDVPVSSGGNADIVVGCLAVIHDITEIRRLETMRRDFVANVSHELKTPLTSIKGFVETLLEGALDDKENGRNFLKIVQEHTERLDSLVSDLLVLSSLESKETPLNKENVDLRQQSDKVILGFSSQLKDKNIKVENNIRPGLVVNVDKKKIEQVFTNLIDNAIKFNKGNGFIKIYNNDMSGFTKITVEDSGLGIPEKDISRIFERFYRVDKARSRELGGTGLGLSIVKHIIELHDGTVGVESAEGVGSKFWFTMP; encoded by the coding sequence ATGAAGATTACTAGTTTCGGCTCAAAACTTATATTATCCTACCTGCTGGTTATCCTGATACCTTTTACGCTTATAGCTTTTTTTCTCGACAAAAAGCTCGAAAAAAACTCCCTGCATAATATTCAATCGTCTCTTATTACAAGGGCCCGTCTTATCGAGGATCGCCTGTTTTCCGACAAGCTTGCCGGGGAAGATACGGCTTATCTGGAAAGTGTCGTTAAAAAATTGAGCCTGATGGCGGAATGCCGGATTACCGTTATTTCTGTCAGCGGTAAAGTTCTCGCTGATTCCGAAAAACCGCTGGAAGATATTGCGCGTATGGAAAATCATAGCGACAGGCCGGAGGTAAAGACGGCCCTTGCCGGCCGCGTCGGAGTGGATATCCGCTATTCGCCTACGCTAAAAATAGATATGCTCTACGCCGCGCTTCCTTTACAGAATAAGAACGTAATCGCGGGGGCTCTGCGGCTCGCGCTTCCGCTTACGAGTGTCCAGAACACCCTTTTTGTCATTAGAAAAATCGTATTTCTTGGATTATTTTTCGCCGTTATTTTTGCTTTTATACTTGGGTCTGTCCTGGCGCTTAAGACGGTCGGGCCTATAAATAAAATGATCCAGGTATCGCGCAGGTTTTCGGAAGGGGATTTCAGCCGCAGGATATTTCATGGTTCCAGGGACGAGATAGGCGAGTTGGCGTCTACACTGAACCACATGGCGCAGGATATTGAAAATAAGGTAAAAGAGATCGAATCCCAAAATCAAAAACTCGCGGCAATTTTTAACAGTATGGTAGAAGGTATTATGGTGATAGACGGCCTTGCCCGCATAGTCTCAATCAATCCGGCCGCCGAGCGGATATTCGCCGTATCAGGTTCTGCGGTAAAGGGCCGGCTTTTTCTCGAGGCGATCCGCAATAATGACTTATTCGGGATAATCGATATTACGCTGAGAAGCGGAGAATCGTCGCGCGCCGAAATAACGCTTTTATATCCGGTGAAGCGTATATTTGAAATAAATGCCGCACCCATATTCGATGTTCCTGTTTCGTCCGGGGGTAATGCTGATATCGTTGTCGGATGCCTGGCGGTAATACATGATATAACGGAGATAAGGCGGCTCGAGACGATGCGTCGCGATTTCGTGGCGAACGTTTCACATGAATTGAAGACGCCGCTTACCTCTATAAAGGGTTTTGTGGAGACGCTCCTGGAAGGCGCCCTGGATGACAAGGAAAACGGCCGGAATTTTCTGAAAATAGTCCAGGAACATACTGAAAGGCTGGATTCGCTGGTGAGTGATTTGCTTGTTTTGTCCAGTCTTGAATCGAAAGAAACGCCGCTTAATAAGGAGAATGTCGATCTAAGGCAGCAATCGGACAAGGTCATCCTCGGCTTCTCGTCACAACTGAAGGATAAAAATATAAAAGTAGAAAATAATATTCGGCCGGGCCTTGTAGTTAATGTCGATAAAAAGAAGATCGAGCAGGTGTTTACCAATCTTATTGATAACGCCATAAAATTTAATAAGGGCAACGGCTTTATTAAAATCTACAATAATGATATGTCCGGTTTTACGAAGATAACGGTTGAAGATTCCGGCCTTGGGATTCCCGAAAAAGATATTTCACGCATATTCGAACGATTTTACCGTGTGGACAAGGCGCGCTCCCGCGAATTGGGCGGCACCGGCCTGGGCCTTTCGATAGTCAAACACATAATAGAGTTGCACGACGGTACCGTCGGTGTAGAGAGCGCGGAAGGCGTTGGATCGAAATTCTGGTTCACGATGCCGTAA
- a CDS encoding FAD-dependent oxidoreductase, which produces MVKRDIVVIGGGPAGMAAAAAAYAAGIKDILLIERDQYLGGLLNQCVHTGFGIGYFKQLLTGPEYADRFIKKINAISDIEVSLRSFVVRLAPDKTVTYLVPGKLCEVQPRALIMATGCRERTREMIHIPGTRPAGVFSAGLAQRLINIEGLLPGREVVIIGSGDIGLIMARRFTFGGAKVKAIVEIQPKTRGLARNVVQCVDDFDIPVYFNHKVRKIRGQERVEGVDIVRIDENMNEIAGTELKIDCDTVLVSVGLIPENELIEMAGFTIDEEKNPGVFVCGNARKVYDYVDSVTADSELAGKRAAEFIIRGSR; this is translated from the coding sequence ATGGTTAAAAGAGATATTGTGGTTATAGGCGGAGGCCCGGCTGGTATGGCGGCCGCGGCGGCGGCTTACGCGGCCGGGATAAAGGATATTCTTCTCATAGAGCGCGACCAGTATCTGGGCGGGCTTCTCAACCAATGCGTCCATACGGGATTCGGGATAGGTTATTTTAAACAATTACTTACGGGCCCGGAATACGCCGACAGATTTATAAAGAAGATAAACGCGATATCGGACATAGAGGTAAGCCTGCGATCGTTCGTCGTGCGCCTGGCGCCCGATAAGACGGTTACATATCTTGTGCCGGGTAAACTTTGCGAAGTACAGCCGCGCGCGCTTATAATGGCGACCGGTTGCCGCGAGAGGACACGCGAGATGATACACATCCCCGGCACGAGGCCTGCGGGCGTATTTTCCGCCGGGCTCGCCCAGCGGCTTATAAATATCGAGGGGTTGTTGCCGGGCAGGGAAGTGGTGATAATCGGTTCCGGTGACATAGGGCTTATCATGGCGCGGCGTTTTACGTTCGGCGGCGCGAAGGTCAAAGCGATAGTCGAGATACAGCCGAAGACCAGGGGGCTGGCGCGCAACGTCGTCCAGTGCGTTGATGATTTCGATATACCGGTATATTTTAATCACAAAGTCAGGAAGATCCGCGGCCAGGAAAGGGTTGAAGGTGTCGATATCGTTCGCATCGATGAGAATATGAATGAAATAGCCGGCACGGAGCTTAAAATAGACTGTGATACCGTGCTCGTATCGGTCGGGCTTATTCCGGAGAACGAACTTATCGAGATGGCGGGTTTTACCATCGATGAGGAGAAGAACCCGGGAGTATTCGTCTGCGGAAACGCGCGCAAAGTTTATGACTATGTCGACTCTGTAACCGCCGATAGCGAGCTTGCCGGTAAGCGCGCCGCGGAGTTTATAATAAGAGGTAGCCGATGA
- a CDS encoding putative porin, with translation MKKLLLVLCLVALFASAHGRQAQASEVDVLVQKLVEKSVLSPAEAQIIMDETKLQVSKDLAQAKSLSVPDWTQRVKWGGDVRFRTQGDWGKPTTSDSASTIKHQRIRERVRGRFYMEGKINDFMYGGVRFAGGATSARSTNDTLDDYFAKDYAMFDQYYIRVDAPSEMIRDYGQYFSDARLWLGRFTNPYESSELVWDTDINLNGIAFQYVSPDLKIGTLPDVNIFSNLGFHWLNESANISADPLLFGGQAGIKTARFGPLDTIMQIATSMWDFTHLKGKNPTGSSGTNSRWWNGAGGDNTAGTYRYDYYLLDLLLSVDNEKIFDIPLPNGLYTDFVHNMGCSEQNNGFLLGCYIGKKKLKAQGDWKVRTEWRYIERDAVADFTPDSDFYGFGTYTASSTSANTNGVPAEGGTNGKGINIAFEYQLLKNTGLNIEYYWMEPIKSWGKLDPWNEVQFDIVTKF, from the coding sequence ATGAAGAAGCTACTGCTCGTATTATGTCTGGTGGCTTTATTTGCGTCGGCTCACGGCAGGCAGGCGCAGGCAAGTGAAGTGGATGTGTTGGTGCAAAAGTTAGTGGAAAAGAGTGTCCTGTCGCCTGCCGAGGCGCAGATCATTATGGATGAGACGAAACTGCAGGTGTCGAAAGACTTGGCGCAGGCGAAGTCGCTTTCTGTGCCGGACTGGACCCAGCGGGTAAAGTGGGGCGGTGACGTCAGGTTCAGGACTCAAGGGGACTGGGGGAAGCCTACCACATCCGACAGCGCTTCTACTATAAAGCACCAGCGTATTAGAGAAAGAGTTCGAGGCAGATTCTACATGGAAGGGAAGATAAACGATTTTATGTACGGCGGAGTAAGGTTTGCCGGAGGGGCTACGAGCGCCAGATCGACGAACGATACCCTTGACGATTATTTTGCGAAAGACTATGCGATGTTCGATCAATACTACATCAGGGTGGATGCTCCGAGCGAAATGATCAGGGATTACGGCCAATATTTCAGCGATGCCAGGCTCTGGCTGGGCAGGTTTACTAATCCTTACGAATCCTCCGAACTTGTATGGGACACGGACATAAATCTGAATGGTATCGCATTTCAGTATGTGTCGCCCGATCTGAAAATCGGCACTCTACCGGATGTTAATATTTTTTCCAACCTTGGTTTTCACTGGCTGAACGAGAGCGCTAACATAAGCGCCGATCCTCTGCTTTTCGGCGGCCAGGCAGGTATAAAGACCGCGCGATTCGGCCCGCTTGATACGATAATGCAGATCGCGACCAGCATGTGGGATTTTACGCACCTGAAGGGCAAAAATCCTACCGGATCGTCTGGGACGAACTCGCGTTGGTGGAACGGCGCCGGCGGGGATAATACGGCCGGGACGTATAGATACGACTACTACCTCCTCGATCTTTTACTAAGCGTGGATAACGAAAAGATATTCGATATCCCACTGCCCAATGGATTGTATACAGATTTTGTCCACAACATGGGTTGCTCTGAACAGAACAACGGATTCCTGCTCGGATGCTATATAGGTAAGAAGAAGTTGAAGGCTCAGGGGGATTGGAAAGTCAGGACGGAGTGGCGCTATATAGAGCGCGATGCAGTCGCGGACTTCACACCGGATTCGGACTTCTACGGATTCGGAACCTATACCGCATCCTCGACCAGCGCGAATACCAATGGTGTGCCTGCCGAAGGCGGCACGAACGGTAAAGGTATTAATATAGCGTTTGAATATCAACTGCTTAAAAACACAGGCCTTAACATAGAGTATTACTGGATGGAACCAATTAAATCCTGGGGTAAATTAGATCCATGGAATGAAGTTCAGTTTGATATTGTCACCAAATTCTAA